From Ptychodera flava strain L36383 chromosome 9, AS_Pfla_20210202, whole genome shotgun sequence:
GTAGAGTATCAACTTTCGACCAGAGGAAATAAAACATGccaaataatttcttcatcaaaaTGAGTATTTTGTCAGGTTCCATAgaatcataatttattatctTGAGTGACAAAGGGGTTCTATATTATGGAAAAGTATTATTAGGACCTGGGAGCAAGACCAAAGCATGTGCTGTTTAATAGACTGACAGTATGAATTGCGTAAGGACACTGGCAGTTTTATACCCTTTTGCCTgtaaccacatacagaaattgtAGTTAGTGAATATTGcatcatgtttttgaaaacaaatgttcatgaaaaccCCCCGAAGACATACCCAGCAGTCACCAAAATACATCATTCAATAAAAACGCTGTACTCTGTGGCAAATTTATCTCCCTCTGAATCGAAGGCAAAGTCGATTAAGATTCCAGCTACATTGAATTATTCATGTGAATTGACATCATATTGTTTTCCCTTCTGCCTATTGCCCTGTTCCCTTGTAGATCTCTACTGCTGCGATCGTGCTGAAAATGATAGATGTCGCGAGACGTGCCAGCATGTTCTGCAGACGTTGCAGGAAGACACGGAGATCATCAACGCCCTGATTGCGGATTGCGGTGATCCGTTACCTCAGTATCCATTGTGGCAGTGTTTCATCCTCAACTCAGGTACAGTCGCATaccttttttttgtcaaaatgcttgAAATCCCACAAAATTGAGCGACAGGATTTCTGTAGCTCAGGAGTCTTTTTACTGAATATCCTAGACTTGCctctcaaatcatattttttttctcataacATTATTGATAAAGAAACACTACTTCAAAAGGGACAAAGGTGTATGTCATTtccatgttgaaataaaatcaaaagaGATCAAGAGCACAGATTATGTCATGTCAATATATGATATGATGAGTCTCAAATACATACAGTGCAGCTATACACTTTCATGCCTGGGGTCTTCAGTTTGTTTGAGCAGCTGTCAGTTGGTTCAGTTCTCTGTATTTGTGAAGGACACCAGACATTATAATCTCATTGTTTGCTTTCAGTCCTCTCTCATGGCGTGGTGAAAGTACTTTTGTTGGTATAACTCTAACAGCAGTATTTCATCATTCCAAACAATATGATTTATGGATATTCATGTAAtatacaaaatcaacaaaactaacaaaaaagaGTGGCTCAATACTTTTCCCTATAAATGATAGCATCTTAGTTTTTCTGTTGTAGTTCATTGCTTTAAAATGATGCTGGATAATTTACAAGATCATTCCATGTTGTTTGtgaattataaaaaaatccATTTGAAGGAGAAACAGgcagttttttttaaatgttttgtcaGGTACAGCCCATTGCTCATAGGACAAAGTTTGGATGCGAATCTAAAATTCTGTAAACGGATATGAAACAAAACTGCTTTGAAACACTTTTTAACATCAAAGGGAATTACATTTTGCATGTTGTCGAGCATTTGCAGTCACGATTGAATCAAAGGGAGAAAGGTGTGCAATCAGTCTCATATATGAACTTGACACCTCCTTCGGTATGGTTCCATCAGAAATTAGCTAATGACCCAGAAGAACTGTGGTTGTGAATAACAAACAAGATGTGATTCGGCAAGACATCATCAGTACACCCTAAGTGGACTGCATATTCTgtctcaaatttgaaagtcctaTGACGAGAGGAGGCCATGCATAACCATGCAGCGATTGCTTTCCGTCGTTGACACGTTTTATCATGCCCACAAATGGACAGTTTGCTTTCATTTTACGTCTTTGAAATAGCCTGTAACTGAAAGTTCATAAAAGTTTAAAGAGGCTGCTATATGATCATTTGGTGTTGCGCACACAAGGTGTAAAAATCTAGTCAGAGTACCTTAATTCTCTCCGCTCTGGCAGTTGATTCACATTGGTGAACCGTGACTGCACAATGCTTATttcaaaatgagcaaaaaaaTTACTATTAATTCTACGGTATATCATTGTTGTGTCCATGAAAATATAGTTGCtctgcaatttgttttgtgatcctAGTGGTGTAACGAAAACAGTCATTGTCCGCACATCAGTTAAGCTGCACATTCCACTTTATTATTGGAGTGCAAAGATACTTTCTTCGATTTTTTTGTTTAGTTTTCCTTGCCAAGAGTGGTAATTGAGCAATTAGTCTAATATGTTGAGAAAACATCACACCATGTTAAGTCTTTTCACCAGGGACTCCAAATTACTGCTGAACTTTTGACCCTTGACACCCCCATCCATTAAGATCATGACCCTGAAAGTTCAGCCCTGGTTGAAAAGAccctgattgattgattaactgTTTTTCGGGTGACCTAGAAAGCAGCAGCTCTGTTTGTTATGGGAAGGTTTTACAAGGTTGAGCAGCCGGGGGATTGATAAATGGGCCATTTGAGTATATCTCTAATGTTTCAATTCTACCCGGAGATTCATTTGTTAAACCTGACAAGTGGGTTTGACTTCCTTGGTGGTAAATTGCTTGTGAAGATTTTGTTTAGAATCTGTGATTTCTCAAGGTCTGATAAACAGCAAAGCTGCCCTGGGCTGTGCACTTCCATTGTTTCACGTAGACAGTTAGGATGTTTTTGGTGCATGTTGTAATTAAAGCTCTTGATTAGTGTTGGATGTTATTTCTGAGTGCAGGCATGCAAACAAATTGAAGTAGAAAACAAAAGGAACAAGTTGAAAACGAGAAATGTTCGGTATTTCTGTACTTTTGCTAATTGGAACGTTCAACTGCACTCACTTGATACAGATACACGAGTGTAGACTTGAGTGTGacagttacatgtaaatttgaatTGCAAAGATTTGGGGCAATATTCATATCTtaagaaacaaaatattgagTGTATGAGAATAACAAACGAATTGCAGTGTTTTTTTACAGGAATTTATACAATTATTTATATAAAGTCTAACCCGGAGAATGTTTCAGCATTGTTTACACTTGTCCAATGAACATCACGATACAATACACCAAAAATTTCAGCAGTATCATATCGGGCAGTCTTTTAGGATTgttaaaagttttcactggGGAAACTGACCTTGTTGTATACCATGTATGTTGGTGACTACTGATTTTGTCAGGGAAAACACGGGCATGTGCACGTATAGTTCCCATCCATCAAAATCTAAAATTTCCCCAGCCATGTCAGCCTCTTTTGAAATCACCCTTGACCTTTTTTTATGGAGTGAACCTTGACCCCTTCGACATGATTGATAAGCCAATGCAATGTCAATTGGTGGACAAAGTGAAGTGCATGTGTTGTCAACAATGCAGACAGCCAGCTGGATGGTGAAACATCCGACTTCTGgagtgttgattttttttgtggaaGGTTGATTTTTTACAGTTTCTCATGCATCCTTTTGATATTTAAGGTTCACTGGAAATGATAAACTTTGTTCCCTAGTATAAGTTGCAGAGTGTAAACTTTCCCTAAAACTGAGAATTAAGTACAGCACTATCATAGTGATATAGTTCCAGAGACTTTGGCCTTTCAGTTTCTACCCGCCAGTATACTTCAATTtcttgtttaaggtagaattcaTGCAGCTGGGgggcagatattcagactctcaaatttctacaattctcttctgaggTACCAcctgtggggactcattttaaagctcttggaaaaagtttcagtcttagttttttccaaaatcaaaaaatgtattttttcccatagaattAACTCAGGggcggtggccattttgaatttcaaatattggtaagtgttaggtagtttgtttctctatgTAGTACCCAGCTTTGtgcggtgacccctgattttcattcttgatccGGTAAATGAAGGGTCGGAAGttacattgaggaaagttttagcaaaagtttatgtctttcccTTACATGAATGGAAAATCACTTCTCAAAAGTGTTGCCTTTAATGCATGGAGTTCTTTCTCATCAGTATTGATTCACGTCAGCCAGATGTTACATGTAGACAAATATATCACTCAAAGAGGGACTGATCCGATTTCATGGCTGCTATTAAAGAATGAACACAAGTATTGCACAAGTGACGTAAATTTCTCTGGGCAATCGCAAAATAACCGTTAAATGAAGTTGTTTTATGTTCAGTTTGACTCAGTCGACCTTTCTCATGTGATTTACATACGGCTCTCATCTCATTCATCGCATGGTATCTGACATAACCTTTGGATCAATTTTTTGTCTCGTGTATTCTTATGCAGGTAACAGACCGGTCAATAATGGGGTTCTTTACAACCAATATCTCAATGGTGCACAACTCCACTGTTGCGCCAAAGCGGCAACAATGACATGCAGGGATCTGTGTATAAAGGTAAATAGCAACACATTCTTATTTTTATCCCCAGACTCTAAATATTTCTTTTGACTGGGTTTTTTGTAGTATTTTGTTTTAACCCACATACCGACCACAGGTTCTTTGTCTACTGGCTCTTCTGATGCAAGCTGAAATACCCCGTATTCAGCTAGTCAATACATTGTTGTGTAGATACAATGTGAATTATCATCCTTGACTATTGAATTCGTGTCCGGTCACAGATTTAGTAGTCAATAATTTGCAGTGCTGGCTTAAGAAACAAGGCGTTTGTTGATTCTAGCCAAATACTTGGTATCACCTTGTTGCTTTAGGGAGAACGTCAGGAAATTGCTATTAATGTGAGGAATAACAGAAAAAAACAGTCAATGGCCTTTTAGTTTGCAATACCATTTTATTAGTTATTGCAAAACATAAAGTGCAGACAAAGCTTAAAGAGAgggaatttaaattttaaaagaaaattttgatttaatattttacttttgtagTTGATGTGTTATGCTAGCTGCAAAAGCATCATCTTAGAGCATTTGCCAGAGAGAAATGTGTttgcaaaaaattcaaaacctgCTGTGTTTTTGTGAATTTACAGTTTAGTGTCAGAATAGGGGACAACATCTTATCAAAATGATCATCAAAATAGTGGTAGTACAGTTATCTTGTGATAAATAATTCACATGCTAATCAAAAGTTATGATACCTTTCACTTGATTGGAGTTACATGTAATGCTTTTCACCCCATCTACCGATGTTAAGGTCTCACTTCGCCATTTAAAACTATTGGATTATTCCAAACTATGGTTGTTAAAGGGGTTACAGTGATTGACAGGGTGCTCTGAGTGAGCAAAAATGAAGAATTGACAATTTCTTAGATGCTTGCAATGTTGGTgtatatgttgttttttttttcagttatcCACAACCAAGTCAAGCAGGGAAAGCTGGTTGGAGTTCAATGCCAAGTGCGGGTATCAGCTGAAAGAAGTTGAACTCACAAAATGCATAGATGATGGTAAGTCAACAGGTCCCAGATATGCAAAAGGCATtcagaataagaaaaaaaagaagaaagattATCTCCAACATGGTTTATGCCATATTGCATACAGCTGCATATACTGTATGACAGTGTGGTTTCTGAGAAAGAACTAGATCCAATCATAGgctgaaattattttctgtttgAAGACAATTTGCCCGATCCCTTTGTGTAAATTGTGGAGCCCATTAGTTGTCCACACTTCCATAAACTGAACACACACGTATTACGCATTTTCTCAGTCATTGCGTTGGTCGGTCCATGCAGGTTGAGTACACGGAGAGAGTTGTCATTCATTTTATGTAGGTTTGTACAGCTGCTCTTATTTCTTGTGAAGGAAGAggcaaaaacaataaattgccCCATCACTCACTGAGGCAATTCTTGTCAAAGCATGTGACACCGTGACCTTTCCATGGCCTACGTGATGAAGGCCTGGTTTAAATCTCATAAGAATAGTTGGTTCAAGGGCCAAGAGCTGTACCCTTTGCCAATTTttaaactatttttgttttgcatgtcaattgCAATTTCTTGCTGTACTCCCcagagcatgttgaaacacccactctTTAGCTCATCAGCACTAGCGTCTGTGGgtgtaaaatgcactgataTTGTTTGAACTCTGGTTCAAACCAGaattcacctgtcaacaataacaatgcagtctacacatgtacaggctgagttgacaagctgaatactgtgtgtcTTAACATGCCTCAGATAGTAGAACAAGACACTTgatgtacaaaacaaaacttgtgaaaaacaatcatgaaaagttacagccaACTGGCCCGTTACAACCCTAAAATACCCAAAGTGTAAAcaggggtttcactaagttttgaagtaggggccaaaataaaaaagtaggcggcttgcaacTGCCACGACCACTAAGCGTTGTGGGGGAGGGTCCGGGAGCGGGTAttccccctcccggccgaaggccggaaGCCCTGGAAAACCAGCtaataaatttactttttacagctcacagtcacttGAAATTCAAGTATATTCAGAAAgtattgtcagcagtgttccaggaggtgttccccctcccggccgaaggccTGAAGCTCTGGAAAATCAGCCCTGGAAAATCAGctaaaaaatttactttttacagctcacagtcacttGAAATTCAAGTATATTCAGAAAgtattgtcagcagtgttccaggaggtgttccccctcccggccgaaggccggaaGAAGCCATGCAAAATCAgttaaaaattcactttttacagctcacagtcactGAAATTTAAGTATATTCAGAAAGTATTGTCAGCAGAGTTCCAGGAGGTGTTCCCTCTCCTGGCCGAAGGCCGGAAGCCCTGGAAAATCAGctaaaaattcactttttacagctcacagtcacgtcaaattctagtattttcagaaagtattgtcagcagtgttcgaGGAcaacaatttgtgttcatatcataaaagccattttcctgggagattaaatatgataattcataattaaaaatgataaaatgtggtaatgttgactatattttgaacaaagaaaactaaagTCTATAGCTGACGATATTGCTCATTAAAGTACCTTGATGTATGATATGAAAATCGGTATGTTAAGAACCTATATGCTTTCTGAGATAATCTATAATAATTcattattattaatgatataaatttgatactGCAGATGATATcatacagtgtttcatctagacagggggatgGGAGATTCCTCCTCTGTCGACATGTTGACACCCAAATTAATTtatcaggggggggggggggcaccagccccccccccccccccccccccccccccgaaatgaTGCCAATCACAcattagagatacaagtagaacacataaACTGGTGAAATCACCcataaattttctggtaaaggagGAAAtcccctgttgatgccatcctggatgagaCTGATATTTTAAACACAGAAAACGAGAAACTTTTcatatgcttaaaattaagaaccctgatgttgGGTATGAAAATCTGTAAACGAAGAACTTTTATACCTCTAGGGAGGttaaaaggataatttatttttcaataataattaaaaatgacaacaatGACCATACTTCGCAAATAGAAACCAAGatcctcaaggttatttgacagGCCTATAAGCTTATgtgtatgcaaagtaagaaccttgatataggatatgaaatttgtacgttcagaagctcacatATAGATTTAACCTGACGATGTTTTTGAAGTGAGTTCAGAGGTGTGCTGGTATTTTCAACCACTCTAGACGAGTTCTTTAATATTGGCGTGGATAGACAAAGCAGTAGCTTACATATCATACCTCCAGCTGGTTATATATAAGCTTACGTTCACACTTATGGCTACGCCTGTGCAACGCACGTCGACCtactaaaattcgaactgtaatAAAATCGGGAATGTTTTTCGTGAAAATCAGAccattgccttcgaaaacagtttaaatccacgtaattatccttctttGTTCTTTGGTGCACTTTAAAACCCAAGATCGTACATCGAATCTTGACCTTGTGATCGCTTCTTCAGTTGTttatcggccattttgaattgagctTATGACGGCTGACAGGTGTAGTAcgcacgttttcattggcgAATAGAAAGGCACTACACATAGGCGTCAGCAATTCAAGTAGTAAATAGAACCGTccgttgcaattccgatttttattcagGCAGTATGGCGAGACTGTGCTGCACGGCGATCGTTGTAGTCACTCGTCTACtataaaaatttgtttcaaataaaaCCTGTTGAATAGTTTGATAGCACAGCTTGTGATACTTGTCCGAACCATTTCAAAAGGTAAAACATATTTTAGCGATAAAAgactcaaaattttccaaaaaagtagccggcgaaatcgtgagagtaaccggtcaatttcgccggctgccggctcttaatgaaaccctgGTGTAAACAGTTAAGGACAGTTTATCTCAGGCTGTCTCCTAAGAGTGACTGCTGCCTTGTTGTTTGAACAGCTTTTCCTTGATAGATACTCCATGCACTTGAAAATGTAACCTTCTGTCAGATGGGTGTTTGCAGTAAAAGCTCACTTGTCTTGCAGTATGCAGCTGTACTGTTTAGGGTGTGTCCGATGTGGCCGAATAAGAGAGGCCCCTGCAAAAAACTGTAGAATaagtaaaatatttcacttgCAACAAAAAAGGAATGTTTGCTTTTATCTTCAAGAGCAGGGATGAGAACCACTTTAGCTTACAAGTGCAGACACCTGTATGAAGAGTGCATTTATGGGAATTGTAAAACTCGCTGAAACCCCCCTTGAATTCTAGAGTTTTCTTCTCTTAAATAATTTCCTGTTTGATTTGTCTCCAACCTTATTTTGGGACAGTGGTTTAAAATGTAGAGTTAGTAAGAAtgaaatcaattgtaaattctTGAGAatgctgattttttttccaattcatATGAACCAGTGTTGTGGGACAAGAGGGGTATATCCATGCACTCcaatgattttgaagtactgtGATGTTTGAAAGTGTTGCTGTTTCAGCATACTCTCAACTGTTACTACCCCACAGGAACATATTTGACAAGATTTATCTCAAAAGGATGTACAGATAACTTGTCATCTAAATTTTATTAGACCTCTCAAAGTGTAAACTTTTGAGCagataagtttcagaaaaatggAGTTTTGTAATTGTTCTCTATACATGCTTGTCCCTAGAGCCAAAAGGGCATTTGTGTCAGTGTGATGCACAGCCATAGAATTGTGATTTGAACAGTATGATAATTGTTGTAGCAAGACAATTTTGTGAtatcatttttgtcatatttacatcCCCAGAACAAACTTGTATTACCCCAAAGTCTATAATGTActgtttttttttgctttcagttgAAAAGCCATGTCAGCTTGGTTGCTCAGGGCTGGACTATTGTAGCCACTTCAATGGCAGGTAATCCACAGCTTCCATTGTTCACCACTCAACCAAGATTTCAAAATAAGTGTACTAATGAAGTCAGTAATTAGACTTTGCTCAGTAATTTCTCATATGTGTAACACTCCGCTCTTGTAGAAAGCCCCTTGTATAAATGCTGTACATCTGTTTGGAAGCTTACCCCTACACTAGTATGGCCAAAATACGGCATTCAAAATTCAGTGATTTAATGCTAGCATGGCTAGATTGATCTGATATGTGAAGTCGTGACTGATTAACCAACGCTGGATTAGGAAGACACATCCACTTGAGTGTATTTCAATGTGGTGTTAAAAGAATGGTGCATTGACGGCAAATCTTgtgcctgtgtgtgtgtgtgtgtgtgtgtttttgagaTAAGCATGTCCTCTTTATCACTGGTATGTTCTGTAAGGATGCAAGGatgaaaattattgatattgtttTGCATTTCTTACATTGCAGGCCAACAGAATATTTTCGCAGTTGTTCAATACCTTCAGACACAGGAGCTGAAGCCGACATGACTCTTTGGGAGGCTGGCATGATCAACCTGCCAACTGAGAAGATTCCAGTGCTAGACATCAGGGAGTGCGAGCCTGACATGTGGAAATCCATCGCGTGTTTCCTCCAGATCAAACCTTGCCACAGCAAATCACACACCAACTTGATATGCAAGTATGTGACAGCGCCCCCATGAGTCCAATATAGAATGAGGCTTTTGTTTTCTAACATGAGTTTTGCAGAATTGGTGCACCTTTGTTGTCACTAGTTAACATCTTGTATTGCAGACAACAAATTAAATTAGTGTTGtgatttctttgattttctcaATTGTGAATATGGTCAGATATTTATCACATTCTgtcattcaaattttgaatttgttcaTTATATGAGCCGTAATCTATAAAAGGATGGTAACAGATGAAGAAATCAATTGCACTTTTTGACGTTTAGCTCAAAATTACAACAGTGCTTAGGAAGCTTTAAAATGTCCTTTAAATCACTGCCATACTTGGTTGCACTGATAACGTTGTCTTTACTGGCATAGCACTGTATGGGACCCTGTTTGTATTCCAATGGCAACAATACCTATAAGAATTCCAAGGTTCAACAAACTCTGATGATTACATTTTTGTCGTATCAATATGCCAATAAAAATTAACAATGTAAGTTTTTCGACTCTTTCTTTGTAGATCTGATTGCATGACCATTTTAACAAAGTGTCTGGACAAGACTCGGACCGCACCATACCAGACTCCAGAAAACTTGTGCTCACAGCTCTCACCGAGTGATGACAGTGCTCCATGCCTGTCTCTACAAAGCTTCCCCGGTAAGTGATTAAAGAAAGGAAATATTCTGGTATATAATGTTGCCTTGTTTGATGTGATATTTAGATTTTTAGTATCACAATATGTCAAACACGAATGCTGTGTTTCCTAAATGCAGGTTGGACAGTTCTGTAACAGGGATGGAGTGACCTGCACTTATTTGAATTTATCAGTCAGTGGCTACATGTGGGACTCTGTACTGTTACTGAGACGTTGGTTGACAAGATATCAGAATACTAAAACCACTCTAAGATATGTTACAATACAACTGTATCATTGGgagaatatttaaatttatcatGGTGGACCAGCAGATTATCACCATGAGGAAGATTTCTACCTAATATTATACAGTTGAGCTGATTTCCATTTTCCACAGTCACTTGTAATCAGTACTGCATCAAGTAACGCTTGATGTCTTGACACACAGGGAACTGAATACGTTGTAGAGGTTGGAAACTCAGAAGCAACATGGTTACTCACATCTAACTTTCTGGCGATTCATGTTTGGTTTGTTTCAGTTCAAAGCTCTCACAGCGCCAGGATGCACGAAGTCAACGTTCCGTGTCATTCCAATCCGTGCAGTAACGACACTGCCAGGGTCTACCAGCTCTGTAAGATCAACAGACAAACATGCGACTACAATGATGTGTGTTACGACTACTCATGTGAACAAGGTGAGATTGCTGCAACTGTTCACTGTCCCTACCAAACAACATGTCATTGGCCGAGCAATACAGTTTGAATCTCAATCACTCATATATCCTCTcattaccaaaatttgaaaaggTCTAGACTACCCAGTAGTCAAAATTATACATACCAATAAGTTTTGTAGCATTATAATGATTCAATTGCAAAGCTCTGTCAGCCCTTTCATAATACATCTTGGATACCAACAGTACCAGGATGTTGACCCCTAGTGTGTGCACAATTTCATACTTGTAGATTTCCAATGCACTAGTTGAGGCAAGGTTAGGGATAAAGTTAGGGTAAGTTTTATTGGTTTAATATCCATGGTGCGTAACTTTCCTAGAAAGTCATTGGTTAACCCTAATCCCTTTTATGGTTTGAGGTCGGTCATCAAAGCATGAATAGATTTTATGTCGCGGTTGCTATCAAGTTTTGTGTGTGTTACATTTTTCGATTTCTTTTAATTAAAGGTTGTAAACTTGGAGAAGGGTCCAAGTTCCTTGTGCCGCATGGAAGTTATGTACGTATCCCAGATATGGATTCCAACGAGCCAGGCTGTTACAAAGTCTGCAGGTGTGGAACCAGTAACTTACTGGAGGACTGTTATCAAGACCTGTGTATAGATTCCTCTCTGAAATGTAAAGAGAGTGGCCAAACAAAAGGTATGCTTAACACATCACCTGTTGCTTTCGGTGTAATCCTATGAtgagtgtgtatgtatgtccatctgTCTGCCAGATATGTATTCCTGTATCTGTTTTAATGCCAGGGTCCGTGGACACCTGGAAAGTCATCGACAGTCCTTGATGTTTTAAAGCTCCTGGAAAGTCATTGAGtagtccttgaaaatgaaattgtttcCTGGAAAGTTGCGGAAAATTGATAAATCACCCATGCTTTAAAACAAATCATAAAATAATTGGTCATGATATTGTCAAAATGATATGTAATATGAAATATAAAGTGAtttatcataaaaatgataCCTGGAAAATGGtacttttgacctcaaaatattcttaaaaaTTGCTTGAAAAGTCCTTGCATTTCAAGTGACCTTGAGTTTATGGACCCTGGAGTGCAGATTTTGGTGATGCGATATGTTCTCATTAGTAATATGTGTGACAGTGATTCTGTACAATGAATCAAATTATTCTTTAGCAAATATTTTTaccatatcaaaattttagctgAGAAGAAAAGTcaagatatatagatagatataaaaAAAGAGGTGTATTTTAGAATGGTAGGCTTAATTGAAGTTGATGTGCAGGTGTTCATGTGCTTCGACATATTTTCTACACAGGTAGGTTAAACTcaatttgaattccaaatattttaATCAGTATCTATCTCATATCATCTGCTTCATAGTCTCCCAATTTTCATTGGTTTCTCATTAGACCACCACACCTACTTCCATGTGGACTGCAATATTTGTTCCTGCTATGCAGGAGAGCTGAGCTGCTCATTACGACAGTGTCTGTCTGATGAGAACACACCGGAAGAGAAGCGTCGCTACACAGGGCTGCCCTGCGATAGCACGGATGAGTTTGTTCCAGTGTGTGGAATGAACGGCAGGACTTATCCAAATGCTCACATTGCCATGTAAGTTCAAATCGGTATTTCCTCCATGGAAAAATCTCTGATGCCTCTTTTCTATCTTCAATATCAAGAAGGGAAATGTTATATATATTGAAAGAGGTACATTCCCAATGAGGTATTCAACAGAAAGTACAGTGTTGCAGTGGATTTAACCCTGTCACCATCATGGTATAGCCAAagccattgttatcagtggtgattGTGGATTGTTTACTGGGAATTGGGGATGGATAGGTTAAAATTCCATGGGAAAACAAAGCCCCGCTAAGTGTGAGTTAGAtagctacatgtatgtttcatgTAATAATAACTTGCATGACAAGAAGACAACAAGATACAAGCAAAAGTATAATAATTATCGAATATGGGAAAATAATTCACAAACCCCAGTTAAAAAGAGAGGATACCCATTCATTTCATCAGTGCATACAGAACTAATTTACCTTTCACAAttatctgtacatgtgtaatatTGGTATCTTTTCCCCACAGATGCAACGGCTTGGAGCATGATCAGTTTGAGATTGGGTCGTGCACGTCCAAGAATCCTTGTGAACCCAATCCTTGTCCCTCATTTGAAGTCTGTATACCTCACAGAAAAGTATGCCTGAGTACAACGGAATGTAATCAGTACATCTGTGGTAAGTCTGCCAGTGTCATCAC
This genomic window contains:
- the LOC139140118 gene encoding reversion-inducing cysteine-rich protein with Kazal motifs-like; amino-acid sequence: MIIRLVISVLLVAGVHSQDPHCCHNVNSHPECQNVCDQMALESTQAGRQRHVASLRSDCPMTLVSFWQCVNATAPDIWFEDTSWYGQRCCGEARNDDCRIACQRAHATSDLSESCSRNGLEDRMFNCLDRFETQRQCCGQAPMGTLCRSKCQFIFEMDYPSSEDQITIENYCQEIERTEVSQCVEDYTSSLPVREPKENLYCCDRAENDRCRETCQHVLQTLQEDTEIINALIADCGDPLPQYPLWQCFILNSGNRPVNNGVLYNQYLNGAQLHCCAKAATMTCRDLCIKLSTTKSSRESWLEFNAKCGYQLKEVELTKCIDDVEKPCQLGCSGLDYCSHFNGRPTEYFRSCSIPSDTGAEADMTLWEAGMINLPTEKIPVLDIRECEPDMWKSIACFLQIKPCHSKSHTNLICKSDCMTILTKCLDKTRTAPYQTPENLCSQLSPSDDSAPCLSLQSFPVQSSHSARMHEVNVPCHSNPCSNDTARVYQLCKINRQTCDYNDVCYDYSCEQGCKLGEGSKFLVPHGSYVRIPDMDSNEPGCYKVCRCGTSNLLEDCYQDLCIDSSLKCKESGQTKDHHTYFHVDCNICSCYAGELSCSLRQCLSDENTPEEKRRYTGLPCDSTDEFVPVCGMNGRTYPNAHIAICNGLEHDQFEIGSCTSKNPCEPNPCPSFEVCIPHRKVCLSTTECNQYICVSSSMSCAGQLHEPVCDTEEREHANLCTMLRRGKKLAYYGRCQRACHEELSVTVCGQNGETYISKCAAWSDRVTIDYLGHCQAVGKLSDEEVSARCSTVKCPKWNNPSCVGITPPGACCPICAGQLRILYSTKVTNDVAEILEGPVTVFEIISQLRRHISVAECDLYGYLSIEGDIVVLVVPIVQNPTDLQVDACNKETLKLESIINSGSPVESSFVQLSGLTAAFAKTSVVNIVSSSTCLQISKSVLILQFFLLQWFYFLFWKR